A region of the Bradysia coprophila strain Holo2 unplaced genomic scaffold, BU_Bcop_v1 contig_232, whole genome shotgun sequence genome:
GCTGATTGCGGCTAATTTTTGTATCGGATACACTGCCTACATTTACTATCAACATGATATGACCATTAAAATCTTAGAACCGTTTGCAGTGTCTGGCGTTGCTATTACGGTAAAAATGAGACGTTCTTTTGCTTTCTTTGTGGTCTGCTAAAGTGTCTTCAACAAGacataacaataaattgttgCTTTCACAGTGCACCTTGAAGTGGGGAGTCTTTCTGAAGTACACAAACAACTTGCTCGCAATAATGTTTGCAGTGAAGAAAATTTGCGAAGAAACGACAACCGGCGACAGAGTGGATGTCATCATTGCAAGCTTGAAAAAAACCTACTCATTACTACGTGCCCTTGCTGCAGCACTTACCGTGGTGATGCTGTTCTTCGTGTCCATTCCATTAAAGTTTTTCTTCGTCGATGATATCTATTATCCACTATTGCCAATTGTGGTTCCGTTTTTCCAACAAGACACGTTGAAAGGCTACTTATGCACGACTTTTTTCCAGTCGGTTTTGGGTGTCTACAGCGGTATCTCAACTCTTATGTACGTAAAACTGTGTGCCGCCGGTACACGGTTCTATCAAAAATCCCTGACCTACAGgaaacgtcagtgaaatttagacataaaTTTGCTAGTGTACcagttgaaaaacagctgaagcaacatcatgtctaaatttctcTGGTTGTTTTATCGGATAGggaatttcaatgaaaatagatTCGGCACCTCATTTCTTGTCGTCATATGCAATTACGGTCTGCTGGTTAACTTAATCGAGCTGGACTTTAAGGACTTGAACGATATTTGGAGTCCCTACAGTAAAACGCCCATTGCGGTTAGGCATGCCTGCCTAAATAATATCGCTGCTAAGCTGCGGGACATGCAAATGTACGGCCTTAAAGAAGACATCCAGGCAATCGATAATTTTCTATTGCTTCCCCGTAGATACCTACGGGAAGTGAGGCAAATTTAtgagacaaaatttttcgtaTACTTTCTGGTCAGTCATATTGGTCAGGTTATGAGTCTATACCAAATCACAGAGGTGAGTAACGCAATGCTGGTACACTGTAAACTGTTGTTTCAGAGTATGTTGGACTGAAAAAAATCTCTGATTCTTTGTTAATAGAAAGGCTGGATACCTGGTTACACGTCTCTTTTCACCATCTTTGCTGAAATGATGTTTTACTGCATGGTCGGGTAATGTGCGAAAAAATATCCTAAGATCGAAAACACGCGAGCAGTGCAAGCAGTTTTGCCTTGATCGTCAACTATGCCGCTACATTGTTTTGTATTATGCTACAATGAatacgcagcataattgtcgactCAACAATGCAAAATTGATCGTTTGTTTTCGGGAGAAATCTCGTTAACTAAAGCGTTTAAACGTTTTCAGATCACAAACAATCGCACTGGTAAGGTCATGGCGCCCTCATAATATACGCTATAGATCCCAGTGTTTTAACGATGTTGCAAAAATTATCTTTTGATCACTCTATTGTTATACATTAATGGTCGCCAAACGCTACGTTGAATATGAATTTCTAGTCGTCGTACATCTTTTTCCGATATTTTCCCTTGTCCGAATCAATCTAGCGATCAGCGACACTTCCATTTACTTAGCTTTCTTACCAGGGTGATAAATTGTGTTACTTCATCCAACAAACCGATTGGTATGCATACGACTTACGGTCTCAGAAAACAATTCGGCTGATCTTACAACAGTGTCAGCTGCCTTGCCGGATATCACTTAAATTTCTAGGAACATTAAATATGGCCACTGGAATGAGGGTACGTTTAGTGACTACCGAAAGAATCGCAAACATAAGCTTTCTACCTCACATAGGTTCTTAAGGGCATCTACTTTTATTACACCGTTATGACAGACGTTATGacggaaaaataaaacaaaataccTGCAAGGAGCAATGAAAACTTATAAGTCAGAGACAGACGCTACAAATTATCATCGTCAAAAAGGACAATCCACAACGGACGTCTTCAAGAAGGCAACGGCTAAGGTGACTCGCCATTTTATAGGTGCCAAGGAAAAGGTAATCCTGTGTACGATGGGAGCAATTTCAGAATATaatgattgtttgaaatggaAGCGGAAGATGAGTTATTTCTAGTAGGAAAACTAAGCCCAATATACCGAGAAGCAGTGTTCATAATGAACCACGGTCATATCAGACCCTCATAGAGCTGcggtttcaatttatttatttatttgtctaCCCTACCTAGTCTATCTATGTCTTCTATTGCTTTTCTATATCATTCGTAGAATTATTCATGTACTTTGTTACTTCTCCAGTtataaggctcggaacgggttcgggttgacctattttagttcaggttgacctgaaccggattcatgacccgaacctgaaaaattatttcgggttcaacccgaacttgactcgaacttgaattttcgatttcgggtttaacccgaacctgacctgaacccgaaattttaaatttaatcagttcgggttcgggtaacccgaaatttttgatttttttagtgtaataaacgctcaaaatttcgggttacccgaacccgacctgattaaatttaaaatttcgggttcagttcaggttcgggtcgaactcgaaattgaaaattcaggttcaggtcaaattcgTGT
Encoded here:
- the LOC119075727 gene encoding uncharacterized protein LOC119075727, translated to MFNKRRIRKMNDMKMKKIRLRAADVQLTSAAINEEKEKSIGKRIDQSKRPEIEHKQGQKVAGQKQPQASNEKLPKIKTDHLTLCQNIFDYYAFLGLFFGIVCRYDWNRYRHCFFWFTNFLLIAANFCIGYTAYIYYQHDMTIKILEPFAVSGVAITCTLKWGVFLKYTNNLLAIMFAVKKICEETTTGDRVDVIIASLKKTYSLLRALAAALTVVMLFFVSIPLKFFFVDDIYYPLLPIVVPFFQQDTLKGYLCTTFFQSVLGVYSGISTLMYVKLCAAGTRFYQKSLTYRKRQ